In Acidobacteriota bacterium, the following are encoded in one genomic region:
- the galT gene encoding galactose-1-phosphate uridylyltransferase, translated as MPELRKDPVIGRWVIISTDRAKRPTDFAREQNKMKGGFCPFCYGNESKTPPEIMAYRPKQSGGPEPVRDSAGWNLRVVPNKFPALMIEGGLNRQAEGMFDRMNGVGAHEVIVETPDHNSTLAMLPEKRIEDVLWAWRDRILDLKQDKRFKYILIFKNHGEAAGASLEHTHCQLIALPILPRQVVEELEGAKQYYTFKERCIFCDIIRQETESGVRIVGENDDFVTLAPYAPRFPFETWIMPKRHESAFENATSHLYENLAKALKNLLVRQDRVLDSPAYNLVLHTSPVQDPNNDYYHWHIEVMPKLTKMAGFEWGTGFYINPTPPEEAAKFLREANIDAPAASSEKPQPVAV; from the coding sequence TTGCCTGAACTGAGAAAAGATCCCGTCATCGGCCGTTGGGTCATCATCTCCACCGATCGCGCCAAGCGGCCTACCGACTTCGCCCGCGAACAAAACAAGATGAAGGGCGGCTTCTGCCCCTTCTGCTATGGCAACGAGTCGAAGACGCCGCCTGAGATCATGGCCTATCGCCCCAAGCAGAGTGGCGGCCCGGAACCGGTGCGCGACTCAGCCGGATGGAACCTGCGCGTCGTCCCCAACAAGTTTCCCGCGCTCATGATCGAGGGCGGCCTCAACCGCCAGGCCGAAGGCATGTTCGACCGGATGAACGGCGTGGGCGCGCACGAGGTCATCGTCGAGACACCCGACCACAACTCCACCCTCGCCATGCTCCCCGAGAAGCGCATCGAAGACGTGCTCTGGGCGTGGCGCGATCGCATCCTCGACCTCAAGCAAGACAAGCGCTTCAAGTACATCCTGATCTTCAAGAATCATGGCGAGGCCGCCGGCGCTTCGCTCGAACACACTCACTGCCAGCTCATCGCGCTGCCCATCTTGCCGCGCCAGGTAGTGGAAGAGCTCGAGGGCGCGAAGCAGTACTACACCTTCAAGGAGCGCTGCATCTTTTGCGACATCATTCGGCAGGAGACCGAGTCGGGCGTGCGCATCGTCGGCGAGAATGACGACTTCGTCACGCTCGCGCCGTACGCACCGCGCTTCCCCTTCGAGACCTGGATCATGCCCAAGCGGCACGAGTCGGCGTTCGAGAACGCGACTTCTCATCTCTACGAGAACCTGGCCAAGGCGCTCAAGAACCTGCTCGTCCGCCAGGACCGCGTCCTCGATAGCCCGGCTTACAACCTCGTGCTGCACACTTCTCCGGTACAGGATCCGAACAACGACTACTACCACTGGCACATCGAGGTCATGCCGAAGTTGACGAAGATGGCGGGCTTTGAGTGGGGCACCGGGTTCTACATCAACCCCACGCCGCCTGAAGAAGCCGCGAAGTTCTTGCGCGAGGCGAACATCGACGCGCCGGCAGCAAGCAGCGAGAAGCCGCAGCCCGTGGCGGTCTAG
- a CDS encoding SDR family oxidoreductase: MILVTGAGGTVGSEVLKQLRAAGTKTLAGFHSKAKTDEAKAEGIDAVTLDFAARSSIAAALRGVDKIFLLGASAPNQVQLETNVVETAREAGVRHIVKLSVIHADREDFIFGRWHRAVEKAIEKSLVPYTFLRPTGFMQNFATYQGATIRAEGRFYQPGDRKTSHVDVRDIAGVAVRALTSAGHESKAYELTGPEALTNTEVAARLSATTGRTIEFVLVPPEAMRPAMLAQGIPEFYVEALLDLDRAYGAGAGSEITGDVQRVLGRKPHTFDQYLRDNIQAFQPAT; the protein is encoded by the coding sequence ATGATCCTGGTCACGGGCGCCGGCGGCACCGTCGGCAGCGAAGTCCTCAAGCAATTGCGCGCGGCAGGAACCAAGACCCTCGCCGGATTCCACAGCAAAGCCAAGACCGACGAAGCGAAGGCCGAAGGGATCGATGCGGTCACCCTCGATTTTGCCGCTCGCAGTTCCATCGCTGCCGCGCTGCGCGGTGTGGACAAGATCTTTTTGCTGGGCGCGAGCGCGCCCAACCAGGTGCAGCTCGAGACCAACGTGGTCGAGACCGCCAGGGAAGCGGGCGTGCGCCACATCGTGAAACTTTCCGTGATCCACGCCGACCGCGAGGACTTCATCTTCGGACGCTGGCATCGCGCCGTCGAGAAAGCCATCGAGAAGTCGCTCGTGCCTTACACCTTCCTCCGTCCCACCGGCTTCATGCAGAATTTCGCGACCTACCAGGGCGCGACCATCCGTGCGGAGGGCCGCTTCTATCAGCCGGGTGATCGCAAGACGAGCCACGTGGACGTGCGCGACATCGCCGGCGTCGCTGTCCGCGCGCTGACCTCCGCGGGACACGAAAGCAAGGCCTACGAGCTCACCGGACCCGAGGCGCTCACCAACACCGAGGTCGCCGCTCGCTTGTCGGCCACCACCGGAAGGACGATCGAGTTCGTGCTGGTGCCGCCGGAAGCGATGCGCCCAGCGATGCTGGCGCAGGGCATACCGGAGTTCTACGTCGAAGCGCTGCTCGATCTCGATCGCGCCTACGGCGCCGGCGCCGGCAGCGAGATCACCGGCGATGTGCAGCGCGTCCTCGGACGCAAGCCGCACACCTTCGACCAATACCTGCGCGACAACATCCAGGCCTTCCAACCCGCCACCTGA
- a CDS encoding YraN family protein has translation MSGRITQRVLHLLDRAASRLLPRTRERASHLVTGGKGEEEAYFYLRQRGYVMVARNWRSPRRRSEIDLIGWEGGCLCFVEVKTRTSHDVKPAEAAVDEEKRNDLRSVAREYLRRVEGRPNVRFDIVSVYYEAGSVSPAITLFKNAFSLS, from the coding sequence ATGTCGGGACGCATCACCCAGCGCGTGCTGCATCTGCTCGATCGCGCCGCTTCTCGCCTGCTGCCGCGCACCAGAGAACGCGCGTCGCACCTCGTCACCGGCGGCAAAGGTGAAGAAGAGGCCTATTTCTACCTGCGGCAACGCGGCTACGTGATGGTCGCGCGCAACTGGCGCTCGCCTCGCCGCCGCAGCGAGATCGACCTCATCGGCTGGGAGGGTGGCTGCCTCTGCTTCGTCGAGGTCAAGACCCGCACCTCGCATGACGTAAAGCCCGCCGAGGCCGCGGTGGACGAGGAGAAGCGCAACGATTTGCGCAGTGTCGCGCGCGAGTATCTGCGCCGCGTCGAAGGCCGGCCCAACGTCCGCTTCGATATCGTCAGCGTCTACTACGAGGCGGGGAGCGTTTCTCCGGCCATCACCCTATTCAAGAACGCCTTCAGTTTGTCGTAA
- a CDS encoding acetyl ornithine aminotransferase family protein, whose protein sequence is MASTVTNPAGPKLKTKLPGPNAKRIIEADDRYMSPSYTRSYPLVAKRGRGCMIEDVDGNEFLDFTAGIAVVSTGHCHPEVVAAIQKQAGELIHMSGTDFYYENMPQLANRLSAIAPMPGPHKIYYGNSGTEAMEAAIKLARYHTKRQNIIAFYGAFHGRTMGSLALTSSKVQQRRRFFPLMPGVTHVPFPDVYHRPAGTDAKQYAIDCARFIEETLLKRTLPPEEVAAIVVEPFQGEGGYLPAPPEFMQELRAICNRHGILLVCDEVQSGCGRTGKWWAVQHAGVAPDIITVAKGIASGMPLGVTISKAEIMDWVPGSHASTFGGNPVCIAAALATVDILERSAMKNAEVVGEHVLRRLRTWPEKHRMVGDVRGYGLMIGVELVKDQKTKERAHDEREKVVDLCFERGALFLGAGENTMRIAPPLVLTKEQADAGLDILEECIAIVEKK, encoded by the coding sequence ATGGCAAGCACCGTTACCAATCCCGCCGGTCCGAAGCTCAAGACGAAGCTTCCCGGCCCCAACGCCAAGCGCATCATCGAAGCGGACGACAGGTACATGTCGCCCTCCTACACGCGCTCGTATCCGCTGGTCGCCAAGCGCGGCCGCGGCTGCATGATCGAAGACGTGGATGGCAACGAGTTCCTCGATTTCACCGCCGGCATCGCTGTGGTCTCGACCGGGCACTGCCATCCCGAGGTGGTCGCGGCCATCCAGAAGCAGGCGGGCGAGCTCATCCACATGTCTGGCACCGACTTCTATTACGAGAACATGCCGCAGCTGGCGAACCGCCTCTCCGCCATCGCGCCCATGCCCGGGCCGCACAAGATCTACTACGGCAACTCCGGCACGGAGGCGATGGAAGCGGCGATCAAGTTGGCGCGCTACCACACCAAGCGACAGAACATCATTGCCTTCTACGGCGCGTTCCATGGTCGCACTATGGGCTCGCTGGCGCTCACCTCGTCGAAGGTGCAGCAGCGCCGGCGCTTCTTCCCGCTCATGCCGGGAGTGACGCACGTGCCGTTCCCGGACGTCTATCACCGCCCTGCCGGGACAGACGCGAAGCAATACGCCATCGACTGCGCCCGCTTCATCGAGGAGACGCTCCTGAAGCGGACGCTGCCACCGGAAGAGGTCGCGGCCATCGTCGTCGAGCCTTTCCAGGGTGAAGGCGGATACCTCCCCGCGCCGCCGGAGTTCATGCAGGAACTCCGCGCCATCTGCAATCGCCACGGCATCCTGCTCGTCTGCGACGAGGTGCAGTCGGGTTGTGGCCGTACCGGCAAATGGTGGGCGGTGCAACATGCCGGCGTCGCTCCCGACATCATCACCGTCGCCAAGGGGATCGCCAGCGGCATGCCGCTCGGCGTCACCATCTCCAAGGCCGAGATCATGGACTGGGTGCCCGGCTCGCACGCTTCTACCTTCGGTGGTAATCCGGTGTGCATCGCGGCGGCGCTCGCCACCGTCGACATCCTGGAGAGGTCGGCGATGAAGAACGCTGAGGTCGTGGGCGAGCACGTCTTGCGCCGCCTACGCACCTGGCCGGAGAAACATCGCATGGTTGGCGACGTCCGCGGCTACGGCCTCATGATCGGCGTGGAGCTGGTGAAGGACCAGAAGACCAAGGAACGCGCGCACGACGAGCGCGAGAAGGTCGTGGACCTCTGCTTCGAGCGTGGCGCGCTCTTCCTCGGCGCCGGCGAGAACACCATGCGCATCGCGCCGCCGCTGGTCCTGACGAAAGAACAAGCCGACGCCGGCCTCGACATCCTCGAGGAATGCATCGCGATCGTGGAAAAGAAATAA